In Mastacembelus armatus chromosome 5, fMasArm1.2, whole genome shotgun sequence, a single genomic region encodes these proteins:
- the lhfpl5a gene encoding LHFPL tetraspan subfamily member 5 protein encodes MLPAQEAAKIYHTNYVRNARAVGVLWTVFTITFAVITVVVFIQPYWIGDSVNTPQAGYFGLFHYCIGNALTSELTCKGSALDFGSIPSGAFKTAMFFVGISMLLIVGSIVCFSLFFFCNAGSVYKICAWMQLASSTCMVIGCMIYPDGWDSEQVKRMCGQRTDKYTLGNCTVRWAYILAIISIMDSLILSFLAFSLGNRQDKLLPEDFQVEEKDNA; translated from the exons ATGCTCCCTGCTCAGGAAGCTGCTAAAATCTACCACACCAACTACGTGCGTAACGCCCGGGCCGTGGGCGTGCTGTGGACGGTTTTCACCATCACCTTCGCCGTTATCACCGTGGTGGTGTTCATCCAGCCGTACTGGATCGGGGACAGCGTCAACACGCCGCAGGCCGGATACTTCGGCCTCTTCCACTACTGCATTGGGAACGCGCTCACCTCGGAGCTCACCTGCAAAGGGAGCGCGTTGGATTTCGGTTCCATCCCGTCCGGCGCCTTCAAGACGGCCATGTTCTTCGTGGGGATCTCCATGCTGCTGATAGTGGGCAGCATCGTCTGCTTcagcctcttcttcttctgcaacGCAGGGAGCGTGTACAAGATCTGCGCCTGGATGCAGCTGGCCTCCA GTACGTGCATGGTGATTGGCTGTATGATCTATCCTGACGGCTGGGATTCAGAACAGGTGAAGCGCATGTGTGGCCAGCGGACCGACAAATACACTCTGGGAAACTGCACAGTGCGCTGGGCTTACATCCTAGCCATCATCAGCATCATGGACTCACTCATCCTCTCCTTCCTGGCCTTCAGCCTGGGCAACCGGCAGGACAAGCTGCTGCCCGAGGACTTTCAGGTGGAGGAGAAAG ATAATGCTTAG
- the srpk1b gene encoding SRSF protein kinase 1b, protein MERKVLAMQARKKRTKPRKPGKKPEPHGRGGGCQPGQADSPLPEQDEEILGSDDDEQEDPNDYCRGGYHHVKIGDLFNGRYHVIRKLGWGHFSTVWLAWDIQEKCFVAMKVVKSAEHYTETALDEIKLLKSVRNTDPSDPNREKVVQLLDDFKISGMNGTHVCMVFEVLGYHLLKWIIKSNYQGLPLPCVKSIIQQVLQGLDYLHTKCRIIHTDIKPENILLTVNEAYIRKMAAEATQWQKTGATPPSGSAVSTAPPPKTMAKMSKNKKKKMKKKQKKQAELLEKKIQEVEGGATPEGGEEDDDEETTTETTEDTASSATLSMSATLQDISNHAIADEQPQQTPEVNEQREAEEENRMEVNCNGHQSTPESEASPENQTHGTKRLTEEQEDQQNANQPEKNTNTLDTLGNKEHQTCNDSPGDPDTNLHQLPASLSSHAINVELKEGDKKEKKEEEMDTHGETKRGIEEEDILNGPSGSMLINPLEPLNADKLQVKIADLGNACWVHKHFTDDIQTRQYRSLEVLIGAGYGTPADIWSTACMAFELATGDYLFEPHSGEDYSRDEDHIALIIELLGKVPRKLILAGKYSKEFFTKKGDLRHITKLKPWGLFDVLVEKYEWSKEEAHSFSSFLLPMLDLVPERRATAAQCLSHPWLVS, encoded by the exons ACCAGAGCCTCACGGTCGTGGAGGCGGCTGTCAGCCGGGTCAGGCAGACTCTCCCCTTCCAGAGCAGGACGAGGAGATCTTGGGCTCTGATGACGATGAGCAGGAGGATCCCAATGATTACTGCAGGG GAGGGTATCACCATGTGAAGATTGGAGATCTGTTCAACGGAAGATACCATGTAATCCGTAAGCTGGGCTGGGGGCACTTCTCCACCGTGTGGCTGGCCTGGGACATCCA GGAGAAGTGCTTTGTGGCCATGAAAGTTGTAAAAAGTGCTGAACATTACACAGAGACAGCTCTGGATGAGATCAAGCTGCTCAAATCT gtgaGAAACACCGATCCCAGCGACCCCAACAGAGAGAAAGTGGTGCAGCTTCTAGATGACTTTAAAATTTCTGGAATGAATGGCACTC ATGTGTGCATGGTATTTGAAGTGCTGGGATATCACCTGCTGAAGTGGATCATCAAGTCGAATTATCAAGGACTACCATTACCTTGTGTTAAAAGCATCATACAACAG GTTTTGCAGGGTTTAGACTACCTCCATACCAAGTGCAGGATCATCCACACAGATATCAAACCAGAGAATATTCTGCTGACTGTCAACGAGGCTTACATCAGGAAAATGGCTGCTGAAGCTACGCAGTGGCAGAAGACGGGCGCTACACCTCCCTCAGGTTCCGCAG TGAGTACAGCCCCTCCACCCAAAACA ATggccaaaatgtcaaaaaacaaaaagaagaagatgaagaagaagcaaAAGAAGCAGGCAGAGCTGCTGGAGAAGAAGATtcaggaggtggagggaggagcAACACCTGAAGGAGgggaagaggatgatgatgaggagacaacaacagaaaccacagaagaCACAGCTTCCTCAGCCACTCTGTCCATGTCTGCCACCCTGCAAGACATCTCTAACCACGCTATTGCAG ACGAGCAACCACAGCAGACGCCAGAGGTAAATGAacaaagagaggcagaggaggagaacagAATGGAGGTGAACTGCAATGGCCACCAATCCACACCAGAGAGTGAAGCAAGCCCTGAGAACCAAACACACGGGACCAAGAGGTTgacagaggagcaggaggacCAGCAAAACGCAAACCAGCcggaaaaaaacacaaacaccctTGACACATTAGGTAACAAAGAGCATCAGACCTGTAATGATTCACCTGGGGACCCCGACACCAACCTGCACCAGCTCCCTGCCTCCCTAAGCTCTCACGCTATCAATGTAGAGCTAAAGGAAGGAGacaagaaggagaagaaggaagaggagatggaCACTCATGGGGAAACAAAAAGAGGAATTGAAGAAGAAGATATCCTCAATG GACCATCAGGCAGCATGTTAATAAACCCCCTGGAGCCTCTCAATGCTGACAAGTTGCAGGTCAAGATTGCTGACCTTGGCAATGCCTGCTGGGTG CATAAACATTTCACAGATGACATCCAGACACGGCAGTACCGCTCTCTTGAGGTGCTGATAGGGGCAGGCTATGGCACACCGGCAGACATCTGGAGTACAGCCTGCATG GCCTTTGAACTCGCTACTGGAGATTATCTGTTTGAACCCCACTCTGGAGAAGATTACTCCAGAGATGAAG ATCACATAGCGCTGATCATCGAGCTGCTGGGTAAAGTTCCTCGGAAGTTGATCTTGGCAGGCAAATACTCAAAGGAATTTTTCACCAAGAAAG GAGACCTGCGCCACATCACCAAGCTGAAGCCGTGGGGTCTTTTTGACGTGTTGGTAGAGAAATATGAGTGGTCCAAAGAGGAGGCCCACTCCTTCAGCAGCTTCCTCCTGCCCATGCTGGACCTGGTGCCTGAAAGAAGGGCCACAGCGGCCCAGTGCCTCTCCCATCCATGGCTTGTATCCTAG